Proteins from one Mercurialis annua linkage group LG7, ddMerAnnu1.2, whole genome shotgun sequence genomic window:
- the LOC126654606 gene encoding classical arabinogalactan protein 4-like, whose product MSSSMLKLFLILGVLATSCMAQAPGASPTPSPKPAPTPSPTAAPPTPPPSAPPAPTPAPAPSTPSPAPSTPSPAPGPSTPSPAVTPPSEAPTSPASSPPMPDATTPSSETPVPQPPPSDNFAAARFDRVILAGTVLAGGFLAFTLA is encoded by the coding sequence ATGAGTTCTTCAATGCTTAAACTTTTCTTGATCTTGGGTGTTCTTGCAACTTCTTGCATGGCACAAGCACCGGGTGCATCACCAACTCCGTCGCCTAAACCTGCACCCACGCCATCACCTACAGCGGCTCCTCCGACTCCACCACCATCAGCACCACCAGCACCAACCCCAGCTCCAGCCCCATCAACTCCATCTCCGGCTCCGTCAACCCCATCTCCGGCTCCAGGACCATCTACTCCTTCACCGGCGGTTACTCCTCCATCCGAAGCTCCAACTTCACCGGCTTCCTCTCCTCCTATGCCAGATGCAACCACACCTTCTTCTGAAACTCCGGTTCCTCAACCTCCTCCAAGTGATAACTTTGCTGCTGCTAGGTTTGACAGAGTCATCCTCGCCGGAACTGTCCTCGCCGGCGGTTTCTTGGCCTTCACTTTGGCTTAG